A single window of Haliotis asinina isolate JCU_RB_2024 chromosome 5, JCU_Hal_asi_v2, whole genome shotgun sequence DNA harbors:
- the LOC137284589 gene encoding LOW QUALITY PROTEIN: uncharacterized protein (The sequence of the model RefSeq protein was modified relative to this genomic sequence to represent the inferred CDS: substituted 12 bases at 12 genomic stop codons), whose protein sequence is MVLLINPAVHEKGSDNSLTSRAPVISARPHRLTSMNPTREDKVEKCGQLKFVEEKTSGPHVSCVVAXTTGTPVSCVVAXTSGTPVSCVVAXTTEPSVSCVVAXTSGLYVSCVVAXTTEPSVSCVVAXTSGPHVSCVVAXTSGPHVSCVVAXTTGTPVSNVVAXTTEPSVSCVVAXTSGPHVSCVVAETTEPSVSCVVNXTSGPHVSCVVAXTSGPHVSCVVA, encoded by the exons ATGGTTTTGCTCATTAATCCAGCGGTTCACGAAAAAGGTTCAGATAACAGCCTTACCTCAAGAGCACCTGTGATTAGTGCTCGCCCTCATCGGCTGACTTCAATG AATCCAACCAGAGAAGACAAGGTTGAAAAGTGTGGACAGCTGAAGTTTGTAGAGGAGAAA ACAAGTGGGCCACATGTGTCCTGTGTAGTGGCTTAGACAACTGGGACACCTGTGTCCTGTGTAGTGGCTTAGACATCTGGGACACCTGTGTCCTGTGTAGTAGCTTAGACAACTGAGCCCTCTGTGTCCTGTGTAGTAGCTTAGACAAGTGGGCTGTATGTGTCCTGTGTAGTAGCTTAGACAACTGAGCCCTCTGTGTCCTGTGTAGTGGCTTAGACAAGTGGGCCACATGTGTCCTGTGTAGTAGCTTAGACAAGTGGGCCACATGTGTCCTGTGTAGTGGCCTAGACAACTGGGACACCTGTGTCCAATGTAGTAGCTTAGACAACTGAGCCCTCTGTGTCCTGTGTAGTAGCTTAGACAAGTGGGCCACATGTGTCCTGTGTAGTGGCTGAGACAACTGAGCCCTCTGTGTCCTGTGTAGTAAATTAGACAAGTGGGCCACATGTGTCCTGTGTAGTAGCTTAGACAAGTGGGCCACATGTGTCCTGTGTAGTAGCTTAG